CGCCAACTGCAAAGGAGCTAATCCCTGATGCAATGCTTTTTTCATTAATATAAACGAACTTCCCCAAATAAATGCCAACAACAGAAGTGTAGCATAATCAATAGCTTTCGGCTTGCCCATTTCAATACAGTATGTGTATAATTTTGATATATATAATATATATGTGCGCGGTCATTAAAATATTACGGCTCAACTAAATCGTCATCAATAGAAAAATAAGATTGTTGCAGGGTATCCCACAAAATATCTTTCAATTTAGCAATGCCTTCGCCGGTATGTGCCGATATAAACAAAAACGGAATATCTTTGGGCAGATGCTCGGATAATAAAATTTTGAGTTCGGTATCTATCAAATCACTTTTGGTAAGTGCCAATACTCTTTTTTTGTGTAAAAGTTCGGCATTGTGCTCTTTACACTCATTCAGTAAAATGTCGTATTCCTGACTGATGTTTTTAGCATCGGAAGGAATCATAAAGAGTAATACGGAATTGCGCTCTATATGGCGCAAAAAGCGCAGCCCCAAACCTTTGCCCAAATGTGCACCCTCAATAATACCCGGAATATCTGCCATTACAAAAGAGCGGTCGTCGTGATAACTCACAATACCGAGTTGCGGCACAATGGTAGTGAAAGGATAATTGGCGATTTTGGGTTTGGCGGCACTCATCACCGACAGCAGCGTTGATTTTCCGGCATTAGGAAAACCCACCAACCCCACATCGGCAAGCACTTTGAGTTCGAGTATTTTCCATTCTTCACGACCCGGCTCGCCGGGCTGTGCAAAACGCGGCGTTTGGTTGGTAGGCGTTTTAAAGTGGCTGTTACCCAAGCCGCCCCGTCCGCCGTCAACCAAGATTCGGGTTTCATCGTGGTCAAGGATTTCAAATACAACCTCTCCGCTTTCGGCATCTTTTGCCACCGTACCCAAAGGCACATCAAGTACAATATCTTTGCCGTTGGCACCGTTGGAATTGTTACTGCTGCCGCCTACGCCATCGCCTGCAATAACGTGTTTGCGATATTTGAGGTGGAGCAAGGTCCAATAATTGCGGTTGCCGCGCAAAATAATATGCCCGCCCCTGCCTCCATTGCCGCCGTCGGGTCCTCCTTTGCGGGTGGTTTTGTCGCGGTGCAAGTGCATAGAGCCGGCACCGCCTTTTCCGGAGCGGCACGAAATCTTTACATAATCAACAAAATTACTTCCTTCCATAAAAAACTATAAAAAAATAAAAAAAAACGCAAGCAACGGAAATTTTTAAGATTTCGTTTTTGTTGCTTATACGCAGGCATTAATCTCTGTTTGCAAAGTTTGAGTAATATCCTCAATGTTGCCCTCACCTTCTATCAAAGCCAACTTATTTTGTTGGGCATAATAATCGGCTACGGGTTGAGTACTTTCACGATATACACTCATTCTGTTTCGAATGGTAGCTTCGTCATTATCGTCCGTTCTGCCAGAAGACTGCCCGCGCAACAAAATACGTTTTACAATTTCATCATCGCTGATTTTCAACATCAATACGCGATCAATTTTAGAGCGATGTTTTTCCAACAGCGCATCTAATGCCTTAGCTTGAGCAATAGTTCGTGGAAAACCGTCAAAAATACAACCCTTGATATTGGCAGCCAAATGATTCAACGCATTATCAATCATACCAATAACCACGGCATCGGGCACCAAAGCACCGGCATCAATAAAATATTTGGCTTCCATACCCAGCGGCGTTTGTTGTTTGATTTCATGGCGCAACAAATCGCCCGTTGAAAGATGTTGGAGTTGGTAATGTTGGCAGAGGATTTGGGCTTGAGTCCCTTTTCCGCTTCCTGGAGGACCAAAAAGTATAATATTAAGCATAATAGAAAAGAATAAACAAAATTTTAAAAATGAAATAAAAATATAGTACTTTATATAATAATAATCACTAACTTTAAGTGTCAAAATAATACTAAATAGAGATGCCGCCGCAAATATCTATAATATCCTTATAATACATCGGTAAAAGTTTGGCTTAAAGATTGATATACTGTATATTGTAAGCAGGATTAGACAAAATAATTGGCAATTTTGCAAAAAAATAAACAAAAAGAAAAAATGTATGTATTTTTGCCGTCTAAACGCATAAACATGCTTATTTTTTAATTTATTTTAATTAAATAAATACAGTTTATTTGTTTTTAGTTGTATCTTTGTCACTTGAAATATGTCATAAAAGGCAATTTTTCAACAGACAAGATAAAGTAGCGACAAACATCGCTACATATATATATTTAGTATGGCTGTGTTTTATATAAAAACATGAAAAGATTTAGGTCTTGATTTTGCTGCAAATAAGTAATTTAAAACAGCACAATTAAAAACGAGAAGAGAAGATATAATTAACTATTCAATAAAAATCAAACAATTGTAACCAAATTGATTTAAACTAAATTAATTTAAATGAAAGCAATGAAAAATGCCTTGAAACTTTCGCTTGGAGCAGCCCTCGGATTGGTGCTGTTTGCCGGAAGCCTGTCAGCGCAAGAAGATATTCTTGCCACCATTAAAGGACAGTCGCTTCAACAACGTCTAACGTCTATAGATGGAGTATTTGACACGTATCTTGATGAGAATACGGGCAACGACTATCCAGTAGCAGTGTATGAGAAATTGGTAAAACATGTACTGTTGCAATCGAACACCATGCCAGCGGCTTTGGTAGATAAAGCAAACAGCGTGTTATTTAAGTTGAGAAATGATTAATTGAAAACTAAATTAAAATAAACTTTAAATTTTAACCTATGAATTTTCCAAAACTAACGCCTGTGATTATGCGGATGATGCTTGTAGCTATTGTCTGCTTGTCAGGTTGGGTGGAGGTTCTCGGGCAAACAACCGTGAGTATAGGAGATGCTCCTGTTACTTTTACAGAAGATTGTTATGCCAATAGTGAGGATCAAGACCTGACTTACTGTGTGTCAAACTCTTCTACGGAAATTCTGGTGGTGGATATCGAGGCAATCAACCTTGAATTCGCTTGGGATTTCTTAGATGTATGGTTTGCTAGTTCGAACCCCGGTAGTTTTACTGCCCCTACCTATGCTGGTTGTTTTACCGGTACAGAGGCGGGCGGCAATGCTATGTTTTACGCCAACTGCGCTTTCCCTGGAACCCCTTACGAGGATTTGCTTTTAACTTCGGAAGCAATCGTTGATGCGGCTACCGGCGACACTATCAGTACTTTAGGCGTATCTGACGGTTCTGGTTGTATTACTTTTAACTTATTCTCGGATTTCACTATCGCTTGTAGCACAAGTGGAACTGGTTTGGTATCTCCGAGCGTAGCCTTTACTGTTTCAGCATTATCCGCTACAGAGTGCGGTGATCACAGTGTAACTATCGGTGAAGACATTACTGTGTGCGAAGATCAAATTCCTGCTGGGGGTTATAACTTCGTACCTGTTGTAACAGCTGATACTTCGGGTGGTTTTATTCCGCCTGCTCCAGATCCAAATAGTGGTACTTGGAGTTCTAACCCAGTATTAGGTACTGCCGATTTTACTCCCGGTACCAGTGGTGTGAACTTTAACCCTCCCGGACCTGGTGTTTATACTATTAATTATTCAATAGTATATAACAACTTAGCTGGTGATCCTAGTTGCGTTATCGGTGATCAAGCTATCGTTACTGTTTTAGATGATGATGATGCTTTTATCACTGGTATCCCAGGTCCTGTAGTATGTAGCGATGGTGATGCTTTCGTTATTACTTGGGGTCCTCCAACAGCTAATTATGTAATTACCGGACCTAACGGATTTATTTCTACAACACTTACTAATATCAACCCTGCAACATTGCCTGCTGGTACATATAATGTATTTGTAGAATTAGACCCAACTGTAAGTTGTGCCACAGCTTCTAATGCAACAGCTACATTTATTATTATTGATGCTGAAAATACAGGAGCTTTCTCTAAACAAGATAATTTCGTTTGTCAATCAGAAACTGATTTCTCAATTGACTTAACTGAATACTTGCAAGATGGTTCAACTATAGTAAACGGTGGTACATTAACAATGGGTGCCTTGCCTCCAATGATTACTGAATTGGATTATGCGCAAGAAACTCCAAATGAACAAGATTTTGTAGAAGTAACAGTTCCTGCTGGTACTGATTTGTGTGATTATGCTTTATATTTCTATGAAAGAAAATCATTCAACGCTGACGCTAATAGCACAGTAAATTACAACTTACCTGGTAACATTCCAATTACAGTTGGTAATAATAGTGGTGCTATGTATCAGCCTACTACAAAACCAGATCCAGATGATTTCCAATATCGTTTATGCGATTTACCTCAGTTGAATCCTGGTACTGAAAACATTGCTGCTTCTAACGGTATCGTTTATGAAGCTTATGCTTTTAGCTTTACTAACATCAAACCAGGTCCTGCTGCTATCGCATTAGTATATGTAGGTACTGAAGAAGGTATTACGAACGAAAACCCTGGACCAGATGATGTAATACAATTCCTTGGTTATGGTTTCAACGATGAATCTACCAACTTAGGTATATTCACTGGTTGCATGGGTCCTGCTCGTGGTTTAGTTTCTCACGATATTAACGTTACAGAAACTCAAAACGGCGGTCGCGGTTATTCTTTGCAATTTACCAATGCCGGTTGGGTTGTTCCAAACGTTGACGATCCTGAATTGAACTATCCTGCTTTACCAGATCCATTCAGCACTCCTCCATTCCAACCAATTCCTGGTTATTTGGGCGAGCGTTGGACTCCGGGTTCTTTGAACTGGGGCTTGACTGGCGATTCTCCTGCTGAAGGTGATGGCGGTGCAGATGCTTTATATTGGAACTGGATTGCTCCAATGGGCGATGTATTAATGTTAGGTCGTTTGGATAGAACTTTATTTATCGGAGGTCAAACTATCGTAGTTGAAGAATTTGATCCTGCTACAGGTGACCCTGCTGACAACGATTTAGTTGAATTCTCTTGTGAAGTTCCTACTTACACTATTCCTTTCAACTATGGCATTTTAGCAAACGTTCCTTGCGTTCCTGCTGACCAACTCGCTACTCAATTTGATTTGACTGTAATCATGGACGTAGAAGACGATTGGATGTCTCCAATGGTTGTTTGCGAAAATGCAGATCCTATCAACTTAACACACTTAATTTCTGATGATGTTCAATGGATTCAACCCGTACACAAACAAGTTGAAATTACAAAAACAGAATCTTTAGAATTAAACAACTATCCTGCTCCTTTCATTTCTGAGTTCCTCTACAATGATTACGGTGCTAATAGTGCTTCTGTTGATGATCACTGCGTAATTTATAACTATATTGACTTGAATGACTTGAATGTGAATAACAGCCCAACAACTGCCCGTGGTACACAACGTTTCTGCGAAGGTGTTGAGATTTCAGGTTTGACAGGTACTGATTTGTCTTGCTATGCTTTGGTATTCTACGACAGAACAGAAATCAATGCAGAAGTTGATAATGCAGGTGACAGCGTGAAATATGCTTTGATGTATGATGTAAACTATATCAACGGTCAAGGTTTGCCACAAAGCACTGACGTTCAAAACGCCGGTGACGACTTCTTGGGTTGTCCTTGGGGTGGTAACAACTTGATGAGATTGTATGGTAACATTGATACAGATGAGTGCGGTATTGACTACGACGAAGATTTGGCAGTAGATCCTACTCATTATCAAACTAACTACAGCACAGGTACAGCCAGTGGTGCGGGTACATTTATCACTGCTCCTATCACAAACGGCAACCCTGACCAAGTATTCACAGATTTGTATGGTAATCCTTACACTTCATTTATCAATGATAACCCAATCTTCAACCAAGGTGTTGTTGATGCTGGTTGGATCACTAACTACAACGGTCCTTCTTTAGCTCTTGGCGGCGGTGGTGACTTCACTAACGCAACAGGTAGCTGGAACTTAAACGGTAACCCAGATCCTACAGTATCTGCTTTATGGGAAGATGCTAACGGAAATGGTTTGTTAGATGCTAACATTGATATTTTATTGACTCCATTTGATGCTGATGAAGACGGTACTCCTGAATTTACAGCTATTGATGGTACTGATGGTTGCACATACTTAGATGATTTCTTTGTATGGGAACAATGCGAAGATGCACCAACTTCTGATGATAATATCTACACTGGTACAACTTATAGCTGTTCTTCTACAGGTCGTGAATATGTAGGTGCTCGTTGGTTCCCTATCGCTAATATCCACGATGGCACAGGTGCTATCGGTTTAGTAAATACTTGCAACTGCGAATTACTCGACTTTATCTCTTACGGTCCTCAAGCTGACGATATGTTGGTTGCTTCTGCTTCTGACTTTAGTTTGGCTGGTCCTTTTGCTGATAAAATGCCAGACCCAGCTACTGATGTAGAAACTGCTGATTATGTTGATCAAGATCCAGGTGGAACTGGTTACAGCAATGGCGATTTGCAATCAGTACAATTGATTGTAGATGGTGCTACTTCAGCTGATTTATTCGGTGACGAATTTGCCGGTGGTATTTGGATGATTGCTGACGGTGATGAAGATACTGATGATCGTTTTGCTGGTGTTCCTGAATCTCCATTGAACTACGATGGTAGCGGTAACGATTCACAACCATTAAGCAACACTATCGGTTACTATAACTGCGCATTAGATCCATCTATCGCATTCCCAACTCCTGCTTGTGTAGAAGTTGATTTGCGTAGCTGTGTTCCTGATAACTTCATCGTTAGCAACTTGTCTGTAACAGCTTCTGTTGCAAACGCAGCTGCTTATCAATGGATTTTGGGTCATAACGATGGTTTGACTAACTTCCCACTCTATTACAACTTCGCTTGCACCAACTTAGTAGCAACTACACAAAACCCTGCTACTGTTCCGCCTCCGGGCTTCGTTGGTTCTGGTGTTGGTACAACAAGCACTCCTGCTTTCTTGAACAACCAAACTAACACAGTACTCTTAGATGCTATCCAAAGCGGTTGCTCTTTGGGTGATGGTAACGTTGTAAACAATACAGATGATGCAGATTATGATGGTTACTATGACAATTGGGAATACAACTGCGAAAGCACTGATGAGTGCATCGATGGTGGTGTTGAAAATTGCTTCCCTGGTGAAAGATTCCCTGGTATAGATCCTGAAACAGGTGCTGATACATATACTATCAACAACCCTGGCGACTTCTTCGAAGGAAGATGCTCACAAGGTGCAGAGAAAGTATATAAATTCTGCGTAGTAGGTCACCCTGTAGGTGGTAGCGAAAACTACACAGCTACATTGACTGTAAACTTGACCATTGACCAATGTGCTCCTATCGGCAACTGGAGTGGTAAAGGTGTAGAATTGTATGATGTTTCTGACTTCGATTTGTATGATCCATTCCCTCAACATCACGGTTGCGACTATGTTCCTGCTGAAGAAGCTCCAGAACAAGAGTGCGATGATGATTTAGAGTGCTTGTGGTTATTCAACCCTGCTGCTGAAGATTGCTACGGTTACAACACTGGTGGTGGTCCTGGTTCAGGCGTTGGCTTATCTGATTGCAGCCCTGTTCAAGTAACTTACAACACTGCTGTAGCTCACGATATTCAAGACGATAATTCAGCTGATGATATGGTATGTTTAGATGATGACAACCAATTGGTAAGAACTCAAAACATTGCTGTAGTATCTGCTCACATTGCTGACTTGATCGAAGACCAATCATACTGCTTGAGCGATTTGCAAGATGGTTTGTTCGGTGATGGTATTGATTTAACTGAATTCTTGGCTGATTGCACACCTGCTGACGGCGTATTCAACGTAATAAGCAGCCCAAGTGCTAACTGCTATACTAAATCCGGTTATATCTTCTATCCTGAATGTGTAGGTAGCTACTCTATCGAGCACGTTGTTTCTGGTAGCGGTTTGTGCGAAGATCGCGATACTATCGTTGTAACTGTAACAGAAGCTATCAGCACAGACTGGGCGTTTATCCCTGAAATTATGGTTGATGGTGAAGCTGCTACTGTATGTAACAATGGTGTAATGTACTTATACAACCCTGCTGACGAAGCTAACGACTTAGTAAATATTTCCGGTACTTCAGTAATCGGTACGCACGTTGAAACTGCAAGTTTCTCAGTTCCTGCTGGTGTGTTCAACACTACAGGTAGCGTAACAGTATCTGTTGATCCTGCTGATATTCCTTGTGGTGCTGAAATCGCTGACGTTCGCGTAACTTGGGTTTATCAAGGTGGTGCGTTCGGTGATGCTGCGTCATTCTCTGTATCTGGTCCTGCTGCATTCGGTACTATCGCTTCCAGCAACGGTCAAGCTACTAATGACAACGCTTCTGGTTCTGCCAGCTTTGACGACTTCACTTGGAGCAAACAAGTATGGAACGGTACTTCATTTGAAACTGAAACTATGGAAGGTGGCTTAGGCGATTGGAATAGTTTGGTAGGCGATTGGACATTCAACTTGGTATCTGCTTCATTCCCTTGGAGTATCCAATTGATTGTAGAAGTTGATTATGTACAAGGTTCATTCTCTGGTCTTGGCGTAGATTACTTGGGTGATGGTGTTTACACGTTCAACCCTGGTTTGTATGACGGTCTTGAAATGTTCAACAACATTGAAATTACTTACGAATCTGGTTGCGGTGAAAGTTGTTCAAATGTAGAACCTGCTACTAACTTGATTCACGTTTCTAACGACTCTAGTTCACCAATTGTTGCTACTGCAGGTTGTCCTGACGCAAATGGTAACGTAGTTGTAAGTGTAAGCTACACAGGTGGTGGTACTTTAACTTGGGGTCCTAACAATATCCCTGTAACAGGTGGTTCATTCACTGTAAACAGCAACACTACAAATGCCGTAACTATTTACGCTGCTGAAGGTTTCTGCACAGGCTCAACTACTGTAACAATTAACGATCCTATCGTAGCAAGTGCTTCTGCTCCTGGTTGTGGTGATACTAACGTATCTGTATCTATCAACGGTGGTGCTGGTGCTCCTTACTACTCTTCAATTGATGGTGGTAACACTTGGTTGCCTGTTGTAAATAATGTAGTAGCTATCCCTGTAGGTGTACAAACTACTATTATCTTCACAGACGCTAGCCAAGATTGCTCCTCTAACCAAGTTGTAGTAACTGCTCCTACTATCACACCTGTAGGTACAACTGCTCCATTGGTATCTTGTAACGAAGCTGGAACTTCTGCTACTGTATCATTCTCGATTTCAGGTGGTGCAGGTGGTCCTTACTTCGTAAACGGTCAATCAGTAGCGGGTACTACCTTTACTGCAACCGGCGTAACCAACGGAACTTACACTTACACTGTAACGAGCGCAGCTCCTTGCTCTACTCCAACACAAGTAACAGTAACTGTGAACTGCATTATCAATGTGCCATTACAAGCACAAGACGACCAAGCACCTGCTCAACCTGTATGTCAAGCATTTACATTCAACAGCAGCTTCTTGCTCGGTAACGATAGCGGTAGCGATATTACTGTTCAATCAGTATGCACTACTTCTGCCAACGGTGGTACAATTATGAATAACGGTAACGGTACTTGGACTTATATGCCAAATGCTGCTAACTGTAACTCATTGGTAAATGACAGCTTCTGCTACACTATTGTAGATCAATTCGGTCAAACTGATGATGCTAATGTAACTATCACATTCGTAACAGATGGTGAAGAGTCTATAACAGCTACTACTGAGTGCGAATACGAAGACCAAAACAACACATTGCCTACTGGTAACTTCGACTTGACGATTACTATAATAGGTACTTGTAATGAGTACAATTGGGTAGATAATATAGGAAATGGAAGCGGTACTATCACAGTGAACGGTGGTGTAGGTATATTGCAGTTGAGTGATCTCGACTCTGACAATGGCGGTGGATATGACATCACTGTAACTAACACTTGCACAGGTCAATCTACTAACTTAGCAGAAACAGTTGATTGCGCTAAATCTACTTCTATCGACTTGATCAGCTTTGCTGGTGAAGCAGTAAGCAACGGTAACCAAATCGTTTGGGTAACTGCTACTGAAGTTGATAACGACTACTTCACACTCGAGCACTCTACTGACGGTACACACTTCGATGTAATTGCAACTGTTGATGGAGCCGGCGACAGCCAAACTACACAAGTATATAACTACTTGCACGGTACAACTGCTGAAGGCGTACACTACTACAGATTGTCTTACACTGACGAACAAGGTAGAGTTGTTGTTGTAGAGAAAGTTGTTACAGTAGTACGCGGCGATGCTCAATTCGTATTGGGTAACGTTTATCCTGTACCTTCTAGCAACGACTTGAATGTAGAAATCATTGCTCCTGCAGCTTCTGCCGTAACAATGAGAGTATATGATGTTACTGGTAAATTGGTAGATCAAATTGCTACAGATGTACAAGAAGGCTTCAACAAAGTTGTGCTTGACTTGAGAAAATATGCAGTTGGTAACTACTTCTTGACTGTAACTGACGGTAAAGACGTTCACACTACTAAGTTTATCAAAGACTAATTAGTGTTGAAATAGAATAAACAAAAGCCCCGCCCTAAAAAGCGGGGCTTTTTTATTTTTTATAGACAAAAGTTTTTAAATATTTACAGGGAATTAATACTTTGTATTTCTTGTTTTTTAATTCAATGAATAAAAATATTTTTCCTTCGTTTTATTATAATTATAGAATATGAAAACTTCTTTTATTTTTTATACCTTATTCCTCTTCGGTATTTCGTTGGCACATCTTTGTGCGCAGAACGACACGATCATTTATAAGCACGAGATACCCACTAAACCGAAAGACGGCTATATAATCGCCTATTTTTCGGGCGGTGCAAAGATGTTTGAAGGCACTTATAAAAATGGTATGAAAAACGGCATTGGGGCAATTTATGATGAAGGCGGTTCGTTGCGCTATCAAGGCAACTTCGTAAATGATGTAAAAGAAGGCGAAGGAGTGCAGCATTTTGCGGGCGGCGACCGCTACGAGGGTGCTTTTTCCAATAACCAATCTAATGGGCAAGGAACGTATTATTATGCTGATGGCAGCAAATATGTGGGTACGCACAAGGACGACAAATTTGAAGGCAAAGGGGCTTTTTATCGCACTGATGGCAGCCTGAAATACGAGGGTACTTATAGAGACAACGAATTTGACGGCAACGGAACGTATTATTATGAAGACGGCAGCCGCTATGAAGGCAGCTACCAAATGGGAAAACGACACGGAAAAGGAAAATACACTTATAGCGATGGCAGCTACTATGAAGGCGACTTTGCAAACGGTAAGCGCGAAGGCAAAGGGAAATTTGTATATCCTGACGGCGTAAAACGCTATGAAGGCTTATGGAAAGGCGACAAACAACACGGAAGCGGTATTTTGTACGATACCAACGGAAAAATAAAAAATCAAGGAGAGTGGCAATACGGACAGTTCCGAGGCAAAAGCGGCAACGATTAATTTTCTGTATTTAATCCGTTGAACTGCATTTCGTTGAAATTGGCAGCTACCGCCCTCGACACACCCTGCTCCGCCATCACAATTCCATACACGGCATCTACCTGCTCCATTGTATTTTTGTTGTGTGTTACCACAATAAACTGTGAACTGTCGGAAAAATGACGTATCATCTGACTGAATTTTCCTACATTGGCATCATCTAAAGGAGCATCTACCTCATCTAAAATACAGAAAGGGGCGGGTTTGAGCAAATACAAACCAAAAATAAGCGAGATAGCTGTAAGGGATTTTTCGCCACCGGACAATTGGTCTATGGAAGAAGGGCGTTTGCCTTTGGGCTTGGCGATAATGTTTACATTGCTTTCCAAAGGATTATCGGGTTGCGAAAGCGTGAGGTCGCAATCATCATCTGGGGTGAACAATTTGCGGAATACCTCCTGAAAATTGAGGCGCACCTGCGAAAAAGCACTCATAAACATAGATACTGCCGTATTTTCAATTTCTTCGATAGTATTGAGCAGCGATTGTTTGGCTTCTAAAAGGTCGTTGCGCTGTGCCACAATAAAATCGTAGCGTTCTTTCATCTCTTTATACGCTTCAATGGCAAAAGGATTAACTTCGCCGAAAGTTTCGAGGCTCTTTTTGAGGCGTGCTACTTCTTCGCGCAAGGCATCAACGGGCGGCAGTTCGCTGCTCGGCTCTTGGTTCATCAGTTCATTGATGTCCACATTAAATTCTATCGCCAAACGTTCTTTCAGCGACAGCAATTTCATCTGAATACGGTTGCTTTCGTCTTTGGCTTCTTGCAAAAGGGCATCAATTTGTTCTTTTTGGCGAAAAATCTGGCGCAAATTATCTTCGAGTTCATCGCTTCTGCCGCGTGCCGAAAAGTAGCGTATTTCGGCAGAATTTACCTTTGCCTCCAAAAAATCTTTTTCCTCATACAAATCCTTCAATTTGCCATCATCTTTTTTCAACGACTGCTCCTGTATTTCCACTTCGCGCTGCAAATCCTGTAAGAGTTGCTTATTGGCGGATAATTTGCTTTGCGTTTCGTGGCGGCGTTTTTGATAAAAATCAAAATTTTGATGTAAGGTGTTGATTTTATTTTGTTGCTGATGAAAATTCAGATTAAGTTCGTTAAACGCGCGGCTGCTGTTGGATACTTCTTGTTCTATATGATGAAATGAAGCACGAAAATCCTGCAATTCGGTTTGTGCAGCCTGACTTTTTTCCTTTTTTTCGTGTAATATCGTTTGAATTTCGTCTAATTGCAGTTGCAACTGCTTCAGTTTTTCAGATAAGGATTGCTCGCCCTGTGCAGCATCTGCAATAAAAGATTCGAGATTTTTGATAGTGGCATTGAAGGAAGCCATTTTATTGTCAAGGCGGTTGAGCTGTTCGCGCAGGAGTTGCAACGCCTTTTTTTGCGAAGCATTGCGCAAAGCGATGATTTCGTTATTTTTCTGCTCCAGTACCTGTTTGGTATCGCTGATTTCCTGCTTCAACTGTGTAATTTCCTTGTCCAAAGCCTGTAAATTCTGAACACGTCCTATTTTTTTTCCTTCAAAAGCCCCCACCGAGCCGCCCCATACAGCACCCGCTTTGCGACACCATTGCCCGTTTTGCGCCAAAAAAACGGCATCGGGATATTGCTGCGACAAAGAGAGAGCCTCCTGTTCGGCTTCGCAGATGAACACGCCGTGGAGCAGCGACCGAAACAGGGGTAAAAATTCGTTTTCGGTTTCTACAATATCCAAAGCCGCCACCGCTTTTGTA
Above is a genomic segment from Sphingobacteriales bacterium containing:
- the obgE gene encoding GTPase ObgE; this encodes MEGSNFVDYVKISCRSGKGGAGSMHLHRDKTTRKGGPDGGNGGRGGHIILRGNRNYWTLLHLKYRKHVIAGDGVGGSSNNSNGANGKDIVLDVPLGTVAKDAESGEVVFEILDHDETRILVDGGRGGLGNSHFKTPTNQTPRFAQPGEPGREEWKILELKVLADVGLVGFPNAGKSTLLSVMSAAKPKIANYPFTTIVPQLGIVSYHDDRSFVMADIPGIIEGAHLGKGLGLRFLRHIERNSVLLFMIPSDAKNISQEYDILLNECKEHNAELLHKKRVLALTKSDLIDTELKILLSEHLPKDIPFLFISAHTGEGIAKLKDILWDTLQQSYFSIDDDLVEP
- a CDS encoding adenylate kinase — its product is MLNIILFGPPGSGKGTQAQILCQHYQLQHLSTGDLLRHEIKQQTPLGMEAKYFIDAGALVPDAVVIGMIDNALNHLAANIKGCIFDGFPRTIAQAKALDALLEKHRSKIDRVLMLKISDDEIVKRILLRGQSSGRTDDNDEATIRNRMSVYRESTQPVADYYAQQNKLALIEGEGNIEDITQTLQTEINACV